In one Trichlorobacter lovleyi SZ genomic region, the following are encoded:
- a CDS encoding TOBE domain-containing protein: MNSAGTVELNGNLWFTRDTSKFLGNDRIALLEKIDELGSITRAAKAVGISYKTAWEIVNQINNLAAVPLVDRATGGKGGGGASLTVTGREVLEQFRVVQEEHGKFLKNLDMRLGDTNNLYQFLRRISMKVSARNVFSGTVTSIAKGAVNAEVSLGLKGATAITAVVTNGAITNLGLQEGMSAYAIVKASSVVIGTDLAEAKLSTRNQLTGTIAKLVEGPVSCEVDLELPGGNTISAVITDGSAKRLGLKVGGTATALFKASSVILGVS, translated from the coding sequence ATGAACAGCGCAGGGACCGTAGAACTGAACGGGAATCTCTGGTTTACCAGGGACACCAGTAAATTTCTGGGGAACGACCGGATCGCCCTGTTGGAAAAGATCGATGAACTCGGTTCCATCACCAGGGCTGCCAAGGCGGTTGGTATCAGTTACAAGACCGCCTGGGAGATCGTGAACCAGATCAACAATCTTGCGGCGGTGCCGTTGGTTGACCGTGCCACCGGAGGGAAAGGGGGAGGCGGCGCCAGCCTGACCGTAACAGGTCGCGAGGTGCTGGAACAGTTTCGTGTTGTGCAGGAGGAACACGGAAAATTTTTGAAAAACCTGGATATGCGTCTTGGTGACACCAACAATCTGTACCAATTTTTACGGAGGATTTCCATGAAAGTCAGCGCACGTAACGTGTTCAGCGGTACCGTCACATCCATTGCCAAAGGGGCCGTGAACGCCGAGGTTTCACTTGGCCTGAAAGGTGCTACTGCCATTACCGCCGTGGTAACCAACGGCGCAATCACTAACCTTGGCCTGCAGGAGGGCATGTCTGCCTATGCGATTGTCAAGGCCAGTTCCGTGGTAATCGGCACAGATCTGGCAGAAGCAAAGCTCAGCACCCGGAATCAGCTGACCGGTACGATTGCCAAGCTGGTTGAGGGACCGGTCAGTTGTGAGGTTGATCTGGAGCTGCCCGGTGGCAACACCATCAGCGCCGTGATTACCGATGGCAGCGCCAAACGGCTGGGCTTGAAGGTTGGCGGCACGGCAACGGCTCTGTTTAAGGCTTCCAGCGTGATTTTAGGGGTCAGCTGA
- the modD gene encoding ModD protein translates to MVNCLADSEIERFLEEDIPYGDLTTHLLGIGQQQGEIRFSTRHHTTLCCTEEAARVLTKSGCKITWQTASGTRLPPGETFLLATGPAQALHAGWKVAVNLLEYGSGIATRTAGIVTAAREVNPCIAVLTTRKTFPGTKKLAIKAICAGGALPHRLGLSETVLVFKQHTAFMGGLEPLLRHVETLKREALETKIIVEADSPEEALLIAQSGADVVQMDKLPADQLKVLVHEVRQINPAVKVSAAGGINEQNAAEYAASGVDILVLSSVYFGKPADIGAVIVPV, encoded by the coding sequence ATGGTTAACTGTCTGGCGGATAGTGAGATAGAGCGGTTTCTGGAAGAGGATATCCCCTATGGCGATCTGACCACCCATCTGCTGGGGATCGGTCAACAGCAGGGAGAGATCCGTTTCAGTACCCGTCACCACACCACACTCTGCTGTACTGAAGAGGCAGCACGGGTGTTGACAAAATCCGGTTGCAAGATTACGTGGCAAACGGCCAGCGGCACCAGGCTACCGCCGGGCGAAACCTTTCTGCTTGCCACCGGCCCTGCCCAGGCTCTGCACGCCGGTTGGAAGGTGGCGGTGAATTTGCTGGAATACGGTTCCGGTATCGCCACCCGCACCGCCGGGATTGTTACGGCGGCACGGGAAGTTAATCCCTGTATTGCCGTACTGACCACCCGCAAGACCTTTCCAGGCACCAAGAAGTTGGCCATCAAGGCGATCTGTGCCGGTGGAGCCCTGCCGCACCGCTTGGGGCTGTCGGAGACGGTGCTGGTGTTCAAGCAGCACACAGCTTTTATGGGCGGGCTGGAGCCGCTTTTGCGGCATGTTGAAACATTGAAGCGCGAGGCACTGGAGACCAAGATTATTGTAGAGGCTGATTCACCGGAAGAGGCACTGCTGATCGCCCAAAGCGGTGCTGATGTGGTGCAGATGGATAAGCTGCCAGCTGATCAGCTTAAGGTGTTGGTGCATGAAGTCAGGCAGATCAACCCGGCGGTCAAGGTCTCTGCTGCCGGCGGGATCAATGAGCAGAACGCGGCGGAGTACGCTGCCAGCGGTGTTGATATCCTGGTGCTGTCATCGGTCTATTTCGGCAAACCGGCCGATATCGGGGCCGTGATTGTTCCTGTGTAA
- the modA gene encoding molybdate ABC transporter substrate-binding protein has protein sequence MKTVVTFILMAGLSLCLTISASAADLHLAVAANFTGPMEQLKPLFEKASGHKLIISYGTVGKFYAQIKNGAPFELLISADDETPIRLEKDGLALPETRFTYAIGKLMLWSTKPGLVDASGEVLKQADFKRLAIASPKLAVYGAAGVEVMKKLGVYEQLQSRLVFGENISQAYQFVATGNADLGFVALSQIYKNGNYAAGSHWQVPSNLYPRIRQDAVLLSKGRDNPAGKALLVFLKTTETKKIIRSYGYDI, from the coding sequence ATGAAAACAGTTGTCACCTTTATATTAATGGCCGGTTTAAGCCTCTGTTTAACTATCTCCGCGTCTGCTGCTGATCTGCACCTGGCCGTGGCAGCCAACTTTACAGGACCAATGGAGCAGCTAAAGCCGCTTTTTGAAAAGGCCAGCGGCCACAAGCTGATTATCTCCTACGGCACCGTCGGGAAGTTCTACGCCCAGATCAAGAACGGCGCACCGTTTGAGCTGTTGATTTCTGCCGATGACGAAACCCCGATCCGCCTGGAAAAGGACGGGCTGGCTCTGCCTGAAACCCGCTTTACCTATGCCATCGGCAAGCTGATGCTCTGGAGTACCAAGCCGGGACTGGTTGATGCCAGTGGCGAGGTGTTGAAGCAGGCTGATTTCAAACGGCTGGCCATTGCCAGCCCCAAACTGGCGGTCTATGGCGCTGCCGGGGTTGAGGTAATGAAAAAACTGGGGGTCTATGAACAGTTACAGTCCAGACTTGTATTTGGTGAAAACATCTCCCAGGCCTATCAGTTTGTGGCCACCGGCAACGCCGATCTGGGGTTTGTGGCCCTGTCGCAGATCTACAAAAACGGCAATTATGCAGCCGGTTCTCACTGGCAGGTGCCGTCCAACCTCTACCCCCGGATCAGGCAGGATGCCGTATTGTTGAGCAAAGGCCGGGATAATCCGGCAGGCAAGGCACTGCTTGTATTCTTGAAGACAACAGAAACAAAAAAGATCATCCGTTCCTACGGCTATGATATCTAA
- the modA gene encoding molybdate ABC transporter substrate-binding protein yields MKLFKTLLVVSLLLLSTVVAHAEKITVAAAADLKFAMDEIVTGFKKSHNGAELDVIYGSSGKFHTQIQQGAPYDLFFSADIKYPQELAAKGLAASSVVPYAVGRVVLWSNSLDASKMTLSSLTDPKITRIAIANPKHAPYGKRAEEALKSSGLWDKLQPKLVYGENIAHTAQFVQTGNAQVGIIALSLALNPELSKKGGYHLIPDKLHNPLEQGYIITKRGAGKPLARQFAEYMGTKPARSVMTKYGFVLPGEVK; encoded by the coding sequence ATGAAACTGTTTAAAACATTGCTGGTAGTTTCGTTGCTGTTGCTGTCAACCGTCGTGGCCCATGCAGAAAAGATTACGGTCGCTGCTGCTGCTGACCTGAAGTTTGCCATGGATGAGATTGTCACTGGCTTTAAAAAGAGTCACAACGGGGCAGAGCTGGATGTGATCTATGGTTCATCCGGTAAGTTCCATACCCAGATTCAGCAGGGTGCTCCCTATGATTTGTTCTTCTCTGCAGATATCAAGTACCCGCAGGAACTGGCAGCAAAGGGGCTTGCCGCTTCTTCGGTTGTACCCTACGCCGTTGGTCGGGTGGTGCTCTGGAGCAACAGTCTGGATGCCAGCAAGATGACCCTGTCCAGCCTGACCGATCCGAAGATTACCCGGATAGCCATTGCCAACCCCAAGCATGCCCCCTACGGCAAGCGGGCTGAAGAGGCGCTGAAATCATCCGGTCTGTGGGATAAGCTGCAGCCAAAGCTTGTGTACGGCGAAAACATCGCTCACACCGCCCAGTTTGTGCAGACCGGTAACGCTCAGGTGGGAATCATTGCACTCTCGCTGGCTTTAAACCCTGAGCTGAGCAAAAAGGGTGGGTACCACCTGATCCCGGACAAGCTGCATAACCCGCTGGAACAGGGCTATATCATCACCAAACGTGGTGCAGGCAAGCCACTTGCCAGGCAGTTTGCTGAGTATATGGGTACAAAACCGGCCCGTAGCGTCATGACCAAATATGGATTTGTTCTGCCTGGAGAGGTAAAATAA
- the modB gene encoding molybdate ABC transporter permease subunit — protein MLLSDSDLQAVWLTIRLASVVTVILLLVGTPLAWWLARTRSWAKGPLGAMVALPLVLPPSVLGFYLLLAMGPNGPLGWLTTRLGVGPLPFTFWGLVLASVFYSLPFMVQPLQNSFEAIGERPLQVAATLGASPLNTFFTVALPLAKPGFLTASIMTFAHTVGEFGVVLMIGGNIPGVTRVASVQIYDHVEALEYGQAHRLAAVMLIFSFLVLLGMYAWKPRPQKG, from the coding sequence ATGCTGCTGAGCGACAGCGATCTGCAGGCGGTCTGGCTAACAATCAGACTGGCCTCGGTGGTTACCGTGATCCTGCTGCTGGTGGGGACTCCGTTGGCCTGGTGGCTGGCCCGTACCCGTTCCTGGGCCAAGGGGCCGTTGGGGGCGATGGTGGCGTTGCCGCTGGTGCTGCCTCCGTCAGTGCTGGGTTTTTACCTGTTGCTGGCCATGGGGCCCAACGGGCCGCTGGGCTGGTTGACCACCAGACTGGGTGTTGGTCCCCTGCCGTTCACCTTCTGGGGGCTGGTGCTGGCCTCAGTCTTCTACTCACTGCCGTTCATGGTGCAGCCGCTGCAGAACTCCTTTGAAGCGATCGGCGAACGGCCGCTGCAGGTGGCCGCCACCCTGGGCGCATCTCCACTGAATACTTTCTTTACTGTTGCGTTGCCATTGGCAAAGCCAGGTTTTCTGACCGCCTCAATCATGACCTTTGCCCACACCGTAGGGGAATTCGGCGTGGTGCTGATGATCGGCGGCAACATCCCCGGCGTGACCAGGGTCGCCTCGGTGCAGATCTACGATCATGTTGAGGCGTTGGAATATGGACAGGCGCACCGGCTGGCCGCCGTTATGCTGATCTTCTCGTTTCTGGTGCTGCTGGGGATGTATGCCTGGAAACCACGGCCACAAAAGGGGTAA
- the modC gene encoding molybdenum ABC transporter ATP-binding protein has protein sequence MELQLQLRKQQGDFALELDLKVSGERIGIFGPSGSGKSTLVNLLAGLARPDAGQILLDGQPLFDSSNRINLLPHRRRIALVFQQHGLFPHLTVRKNLLYGYQRCPAAERRIELAEVAEVLEITDLMGQMPDTLSGGQSQRVALGRAILASPRLLLMDEPLSALDDDLRYRIIPYLNLVSERFRIPFVFISHSLVEMRLMADQVAVLEKGQLAGVVAPEELARQRMGQSASGYINLLELGMPEEQEGLLAFPWAGQELLLSGGAGTEPGTFELSSRDIILCKRHPDAISARNLLPCMVRSLFESGKKTGIELDCNGSSLVAEVVPAAAQELQITPGSTVWAAIKASAFRRL, from the coding sequence ATGGAGTTGCAGCTACAGCTACGCAAACAACAGGGTGATTTTGCCCTGGAGCTTGATCTGAAGGTAAGCGGTGAGCGGATCGGTATCTTTGGGCCTTCCGGCAGCGGCAAATCAACCCTGGTTAATCTGCTGGCAGGCCTGGCCAGGCCGGATGCCGGGCAGATCCTGCTGGATGGTCAACCGCTCTTTGACAGTAGCAACAGGATTAACCTGTTGCCCCATCGCCGCCGGATCGCCCTGGTGTTTCAGCAGCATGGCCTGTTTCCCCACCTGACAGTCCGCAAGAACCTGCTGTACGGGTACCAGCGTTGTCCCGCAGCAGAGCGCAGGATAGAGCTGGCAGAGGTGGCTGAGGTGCTGGAGATAACGGATCTGATGGGACAGATGCCGGACACGCTGTCCGGCGGCCAGAGCCAGCGGGTGGCGCTGGGGCGGGCAATTCTCGCTTCACCACGGCTGCTGCTGATGGATGAGCCGCTCTCTGCCCTGGATGATGACCTGCGCTACCGGATTATTCCGTATCTGAATCTGGTGTCGGAGCGGTTCAGGATTCCGTTTGTCTTTATTTCTCACTCATTGGTGGAGATGCGGCTGATGGCTGACCAGGTGGCGGTGCTGGAAAAGGGGCAGCTGGCCGGTGTGGTTGCACCGGAAGAGCTGGCTCGCCAGCGGATGGGGCAGAGTGCAAGCGGTTACATCAATCTGCTTGAACTGGGGATGCCAGAGGAACAAGAGGGGTTGCTGGCCTTTCCCTGGGCCGGGCAGGAACTGTTGCTGTCCGGTGGCGCCGGTACAGAACCCGGTACGTTTGAACTTTCTTCCAGAGATATCATTCTTTGCAAACGCCACCCCGATGCCATCAGTGCCCGGAACCTGTTGCCCTGCATGGTGCGCAGCCTTTTTGAATCTGGCAAAAAGACCGGCATAGAACTGGACTGTAACGGCAGCTCGCTGGTGGCCGAGGTGGTGCCTGCTGCAGCGCAAGAACTGCAGATTACCCCCGGCAGCACGGTCTGGGCCGCCATTAAGGCGTCGGCCTTCAGAAGATTGTAG
- a CDS encoding potassium channel family protein, with protein sequence MYQVLHYFMKTMLRNPPEYLRVLVLMLAVLLYGTTGFLYFELPANPDLSWADGLWYTIVTIATVGYGDFFPKSFGGRFLVGWPIMVFGIGLLGYALSMVAAALVTSKTKEIKGMSIFKLSDHLVIFNFAGLAKVERILLELALDKAVGISMPVILVDEQLDELPVELQKRGVHYVRGNPTRDETLQRAAIDQARHAVILTRDPTDPASDNLNVAIALAIEGRCKQVNTVVECIDPASEELLRKAGCDRIVCTSRFDAHFLSQELLNPGVQEVLGDLLSNGQGQQIYLVPVSNTGSFEGLAARCRQQGHLALGISCTDGKVRMNPPGIEQVTAGCRLVTIGPSRLDGV encoded by the coding sequence ATGTATCAGGTTCTTCACTATTTCATGAAAACCATGCTGCGCAATCCGCCTGAATACCTGCGGGTGCTGGTGTTGATGCTGGCGGTGCTGCTCTACGGTACCACCGGTTTTCTCTACTTCGAGCTGCCTGCAAATCCCGATTTAAGCTGGGCTGACGGGCTCTGGTACACCATTGTCACCATTGCCACGGTCGGGTATGGCGACTTCTTTCCCAAGAGCTTTGGCGGCCGGTTTCTGGTGGGCTGGCCGATCATGGTCTTTGGTATCGGCCTGTTGGGCTATGCCCTTTCCATGGTGGCTGCAGCGCTGGTCACCTCCAAGACAAAGGAGATCAAGGGAATGTCAATCTTCAAACTGTCTGACCATCTGGTGATATTTAATTTTGCAGGCCTGGCCAAGGTTGAGCGGATCTTGTTGGAGCTGGCGCTGGACAAGGCGGTGGGAATCAGCATGCCGGTTATTCTGGTGGATGAGCAACTGGATGAGTTGCCAGTTGAGCTGCAGAAGCGGGGGGTTCATTACGTGCGCGGCAATCCGACTCGCGATGAGACCCTGCAGCGGGCCGCCATTGATCAGGCCCGGCATGCCGTTATTCTGACCCGTGACCCCACCGATCCGGCCTCGGACAACCTGAATGTAGCCATCGCTCTGGCCATTGAGGGACGCTGCAAGCAGGTCAACACCGTGGTGGAATGTATTGATCCCGCTTCTGAAGAGCTGTTGCGCAAGGCCGGTTGTGACCGGATTGTCTGCACCAGCCGTTTTGATGCCCACTTTTTGAGTCAGGAACTGCTGAATCCGGGGGTGCAGGAGGTGTTGGGAGACCTGCTCAGCAACGGCCAGGGACAGCAGATCTATCTGGTACCGGTCTCAAATACCGGAAGTTTTGAAGGCCTGGCAGCCCGCTGCCGCCAGCAGGGGCATCTGGCCCTGGGAATCAGCTGCACAGACGGTAAGGTCAGGATGAACCCGCCCGGAATAGAACAGGTGACGGCGGGCTGCCGCCTGGTGACTATCGGACCATCACGGTTGGATGGCGTTTAA
- a CDS encoding thermonuclease family protein, with protein sequence MGRATVAFWSVILILAGASAFYGINAEKQRRSVQSAGGKIESGDLVRLVKVIDGDSLVAAREGQPPVTIRIVGIKSFDAKVEKDVVTPFAQAAMETIQRSMLDRPVRVLLATTPKDKYGRYLATLYVDDEDIAIRLIRQGLALVYTVYPFPAMQGYLQEQEQARAGRRGLWSNATATERALALIREWRNQNQ encoded by the coding sequence ATGGGGCGAGCAACAGTAGCCTTTTGGTCGGTAATCCTGATTCTGGCCGGTGCTTCCGCCTTTTACGGCATCAACGCCGAAAAACAGCGGCGCAGTGTGCAGAGTGCCGGCGGCAAGATCGAGAGCGGCGATCTGGTCCGGCTGGTCAAGGTCATTGATGGTGACAGTCTGGTCGCAGCGCGGGAAGGCCAGCCGCCGGTCACCATCAGAATTGTGGGGATCAAATCCTTTGACGCCAAGGTGGAAAAGGATGTGGTCACCCCCTTTGCCCAGGCCGCCATGGAGACGATCCAGCGCAGCATGCTCGACCGGCCGGTGCGGGTCCTGCTGGCCACCACCCCCAAAGACAAGTATGGCCGCTATCTGGCCACCTTGTATGTTGATGACGAGGATATCGCGATCCGCCTGATACGGCAGGGGCTGGCACTGGTCTACACGGTCTACCCCTTTCCTGCCATGCAGGGCTACCTGCAGGAGCAGGAACAGGCCCGGGCCGGGCGGCGCGGACTCTGGTCAAACGCAACAGCCACTGAGCGGGCGCTGGCACTGATCCGTGAGTGGCGCAACCAAAACCAGTAG
- a CDS encoding aminotransferase, with amino-acid sequence MRFSLNEHVKAVHPPPISEVKEWAAQRPADAAALIDLCQAVPDYAPPAGMISHIQQMALDPLTSRYSPDEGLAEVRESVCHRYRRRYAAKINPEQVCLTVGASAAFWLAMLTLCHAGDEVIVQLPCYFDHPMALGSLGIRPVYAPYKENEKGLPNPDSIARLITPRTRAILLVSPSNPTGTVIPPDLLRRLYFLAQQHRIALILDETYSDFIEGMPHDLFTMEEWGSTLLQIMSFGKSYALTGYRAGMLAAAPEVIRQALKIQDTMTVCQPRITQLALQYGLDHLDQWVEINRRMMTFRHNLFTEEFSLPGNRFRLAASGSFFAWVKHPFPGKSGREVARRLAVEAGILTLPGEVFGPGLEDYLRLAFGNIKEKAIPEAIHRFRRFA; translated from the coding sequence ATGCGTTTTTCCCTGAATGAACATGTCAAGGCAGTGCACCCTCCTCCCATCAGCGAGGTGAAGGAATGGGCCGCCCAGCGCCCTGCTGATGCGGCAGCGCTGATCGACCTTTGTCAGGCGGTGCCGGACTATGCCCCGCCAGCCGGGATGATCAGCCATATCCAACAGATGGCGCTGGATCCGCTGACCAGCCGCTACAGCCCGGATGAGGGACTGGCTGAGGTGCGGGAGTCGGTCTGTCATCGCTACCGGCGCCGTTATGCTGCCAAGATCAACCCGGAGCAGGTCTGTCTGACCGTCGGGGCCAGCGCCGCTTTCTGGCTGGCCATGTTGACCCTCTGCCATGCCGGTGATGAGGTGATTGTCCAGCTGCCCTGCTACTTTGATCACCCGATGGCCCTTGGCAGTCTGGGGATCAGGCCGGTCTATGCACCGTACAAGGAAAACGAGAAGGGACTGCCCAATCCGGACAGCATTGCCAGGCTGATTACCCCCCGTACCAGAGCGATCCTGCTGGTCTCCCCCAGCAACCCTACCGGCACGGTAATCCCGCCCGACCTGCTGCGCCGGTTGTATTTTCTGGCCCAGCAGCACCGGATTGCTTTGATTCTGGATGAGACTTACAGTGATTTTATCGAAGGGATGCCCCATGATCTGTTTACCATGGAAGAGTGGGGCAGCACCCTGCTGCAGATCATGTCATTCGGCAAGAGCTATGCCCTGACCGGCTACCGGGCCGGTATGCTGGCTGCGGCACCGGAGGTGATCAGACAGGCCTTAAAGATTCAGGATACCATGACGGTCTGCCAGCCCCGCATTACCCAGCTGGCGCTGCAGTACGGCCTGGATCATCTGGATCAGTGGGTGGAAATAAACCGGCGGATGATGACCTTCCGCCATAATCTGTTTACTGAGGAGTTCTCCCTGCCGGGTAACCGTTTCCGGCTGGCAGCCAGCGGCAGTTTCTTCGCCTGGGTCAAACATCCCTTTCCCGGCAAGAGCGGCCGTGAGGTGGCCAGGCGACTGGCCGTCGAGGCCGGTATCCTGACCCTGCCGGGGGAAGTCTTCGGCCCCGGCCTGGAAGACTACCTGCGTCTGGCATTCGGCAACATCAAGGAAAAGGCGATCCCTGAGGCGATCCACCGCTTCCGGCGTTTTGCCTGA
- the yihA gene encoding ribosome biogenesis GTP-binding protein YihA/YsxC, translated as MHIHQTTFIKSAVKPADYPPVDLPEIAFAGRSNVGKSSLINVIVERKALVRTSSTPGRTQLINFFQVTGVPFSLNLVDLPGYGYAKVPLDVKRQWGPMMERYLSGRESLRGVVLILDIRRIPSEEDLQMLNWLRSYKRRPIIVLTKCDKVTKNERARQTAAIAARLEMDKSQLIHFSALSKDGRDTVWQAIQDAVEEDAP; from the coding sequence ATGCATATTCATCAGACAACCTTCATCAAAAGCGCCGTTAAACCGGCAGACTATCCACCGGTTGACCTGCCTGAGATCGCCTTTGCCGGGCGCTCGAACGTCGGTAAATCATCCCTGATCAACGTCATTGTCGAGCGCAAGGCCTTGGTACGCACCAGTTCCACCCCCGGCCGGACCCAGCTGATCAACTTCTTTCAGGTGACCGGCGTCCCGTTCTCGCTCAACCTGGTTGACCTGCCCGGCTACGGCTATGCCAAGGTGCCGCTGGATGTGAAGCGCCAGTGGGGGCCGATGATGGAGCGCTATCTTTCGGGCCGGGAGTCGTTGCGCGGGGTGGTGTTGATCCTGGATATCCGCCGGATCCCCTCCGAGGAAGACCTGCAGATGCTGAACTGGCTGCGCTCCTACAAGCGTCGTCCGATCATCGTACTGACCAAGTGCGACAAGGTAACCAAAAACGAGCGGGCCAGGCAGACCGCTGCTATTGCCGCCAGGCTGGAGATGGACAAGTCGCAGCTGATTCATTTCTCTGCCCTTTCAAAGGATGGCCGTGATACGGTCTGGCAGGCGATCCAGGATGCTGTGGAGGAGGACGCTCCATGA
- the folE2 gene encoding GTP cyclohydrolase FolE2, translating to MPDLQQSRDHRKIPIRKVGVKNISYPIVVQDKHRSLQHTVATVDMYVDLPHQFKGTHMSRFVEILNRHREQIALDRLEEILQEMRQKLGAETAHLRVEFPYFIDKAAPVSRARSLMEYTCEFDACLNGDQLDFVLGVKVPVTSLCPCSKELSQFGAHNQRSIMTVKVRYREFIWIEDLVELIEQCGSSPLYALLKRADEKHVTEQAYLNPRFVEDMVREAYLRLAASENITWFSVEAENFESIHNHSAYAEVELDRRDLRQP from the coding sequence ATGCCTGACCTGCAGCAGAGCCGTGACCACCGCAAGATTCCGATCCGCAAGGTGGGGGTCAAAAATATCTCCTACCCGATTGTGGTACAGGACAAACACCGCTCCCTGCAACATACCGTGGCCACGGTGGATATGTACGTGGACCTGCCGCACCAGTTCAAGGGCACCCATATGAGCCGCTTTGTGGAGATCCTGAACCGGCACCGGGAGCAGATCGCCCTTGACCGGCTGGAGGAGATCCTGCAGGAGATGCGCCAGAAGCTGGGGGCCGAGACCGCCCACCTGCGGGTGGAGTTCCCCTACTTTATCGACAAGGCTGCCCCGGTCTCCAGGGCCCGTTCTCTGATGGAGTACACCTGTGAGTTTGACGCCTGTCTCAATGGCGACCAACTGGATTTTGTGCTGGGGGTCAAGGTGCCGGTTACCTCGCTCTGCCCCTGCAGCAAGGAGCTGTCACAGTTTGGCGCCCACAATCAGCGCAGCATCATGACCGTCAAGGTACGCTATCGGGAGTTTATCTGGATTGAAGATCTGGTGGAGCTGATTGAACAGTGCGGCAGCAGCCCGCTCTATGCCCTGCTGAAACGGGCCGATGAAAAGCACGTCACTGAACAGGCCTACCTGAACCCCCGTTTTGTGGAGGATATGGTGCGGGAGGCCTACCTGCGGCTGGCTGCCTCAGAGAATATCACCTGGTTCTCGGTTGAGGCGGAAAACTTCGAGTCGATCCATAACCATTCGGCCTATGCGGAGGTGGAGCTGGACCGGCGGGATCTGCGGCAGCCATGA
- the mqnB gene encoding futalosine hydrolase, with protein MRPILILSAVPCELELLLNALEEPYCDPDAVFSATEGNIGATRLVCCAGGIGKANAASAATSLVERYHPQLIINIGCGGAYPGSGLSVGDLAVASDEIFGDEGVLTPAGWMDMKQVGLPLFSEGERAWYNSIPLARHEAQKAMQLADSHGLQLVRGRFVTVSSCSGTKARGLELARRYQAVCENMEGAAIALTALRYGGIPCLEIRGISNLVEDRDMARWDIGRAVEAAQRFVIKVIEEYSK; from the coding sequence ATGAGGCCGATCCTGATTCTGTCTGCCGTGCCCTGCGAGCTTGAGCTGCTGCTCAATGCGCTGGAGGAACCGTACTGTGACCCCGACGCCGTCTTCTCTGCAACGGAAGGGAACATCGGCGCCACCCGGCTGGTCTGCTGTGCCGGCGGGATCGGCAAGGCCAATGCCGCATCGGCAGCCACCTCGCTGGTCGAGCGCTATCATCCGCAGCTGATCATTAATATCGGCTGTGGCGGTGCCTACCCCGGTAGCGGGCTTTCGGTGGGCGATCTGGCTGTGGCAAGTGATGAGATCTTTGGCGATGAAGGGGTGCTGACTCCGGCCGGCTGGATGGATATGAAGCAGGTGGGGTTACCGCTCTTCTCGGAAGGGGAGCGCGCCTGGTATAACAGTATTCCGCTGGCCAGGCATGAGGCGCAAAAGGCGATGCAGCTGGCAGACAGCCATGGTCTGCAGCTGGTGCGGGGGCGCTTTGTAACGGTGTCAAGCTGCAGCGGTACCAAGGCCCGTGGTCTGGAACTGGCCCGGCGCTACCAGGCGGTCTGCGAGAATATGGAGGGGGCGGCCATTGCCTTGACGGCACTGCGCTACGGCGGGATTCCCTGCCTCGAGATCCGGGGGATCAGCAACCTGGTGGAAGACCGCGATATGGCGCGCTGGGATATCGGCCGGGCCGTGGAGGCGGCGCAGCGCTTTGTGATCAAGGTGATTGAAGAGTATTCCAAATAG
- a CDS encoding DUF4124 domain-containing protein — protein sequence MTRLALLALALLLPVSSGAATYSWTDPAGTIHFTDDIGAVPPKYRTKALRQVAGEETGSDTRPAAATPASRPDAAPAAKAGPPAADANGGATATSATRFGDRSAAAWQTEFRQLRAELKRIEQDRELLKQQIGEGKRMLSNQQVTDYNIRTKQLNQEYEATRLRFNQLVEQANKAGLPPEFSQ from the coding sequence ATGACACGTCTGGCGCTGTTGGCACTCGCACTGCTGCTGCCAGTATCATCAGGGGCAGCCACCTATTCCTGGACCGATCCTGCCGGAACGATCCACTTTACCGATGATATCGGCGCCGTGCCCCCCAAATACCGGACCAAGGCACTGCGTCAGGTAGCCGGTGAGGAGACCGGCAGTGACACCCGGCCCGCCGCTGCCACACCAGCCTCCAGGCCTGACGCAGCACCGGCTGCCAAAGCTGGCCCCCCCGCAGCAGACGCCAACGGCGGTGCAACAGCAACGTCGGCCACCAGATTCGGTGATCGCAGCGCTGCTGCATGGCAGACCGAGTTTCGTCAACTGCGTGCTGAACTGAAACGGATTGAACAGGATCGCGAACTGTTGAAACAGCAGATTGGCGAAGGCAAAAGGATGCTATCGAATCAGCAAGTAACCGACTACAATATTCGCACCAAGCAGCTTAATCAGGAATATGAGGCAACACGGCTGCGTTTCAACCAACTGGTGGAGCAGGCCAACAAGGCCGGATTGCCGCCGGAGTTCAGCCAGTAG